Genomic DNA from Desertifilum tharense IPPAS B-1220:
TATCATTTGTGTACATCGTTTAATGTGGCTAAGTTCTTATTTGAGTTTGCTACCCACCGTCAAATCTTTGATTTTTCAAAACTTTTTACCTACGGCTGCTTCTCATAACTGATTTGGGATTGCTATAGCGTAGGTTCACGCTAGAGACTGAGCCAAGTCTAAAGCGTCTTGGCGGGTGGAAATCTTTCCTTCGGCTTGGGCAATTTGAATCTCGGTAAGGAGTTTTCCCAGTAGGGGACTAGGTTTGAGGTTCAGGGATTGAATTAAGTCTGTTCCGGTGACGAGGGAAACTGGATGGGCAACCGGATCTTGAGGATTGAGGTAACGTTGAATATCGGGAGAGAGTTGTTCTAAGGGGATGCCTTGGGCTAGGGTAAACAGAACAACGATCGCGAATAGATCGCCAACGCTTTGAAAAAAGAAGTATTGTTCGCGAATTGACCGATTGGGGATTTGGAGTTGGGGAGAATATTTGAGGGCGGTTGTGACGGCGCGAATTTCGGCGTTGCTGTATTTCATTTGTGCCATAAATTCCTCAACTGAAGCCTTTTCTACCGTTGAGTTGAGGCGAGTATATTGTAAGCCAGGATTGGGATAGGGATTGAGGAGAATTGCAAGTTTGGTAATTGCAGTTAATGTCCGTTTCGATCCAGAAGCTAAACCAGGGACTGAATGCTGTAATTCTTGGGCTAATGGGGGCGAGGTTTCTGCTAACTCAGCGACAAGCGAGTCAATTTGACTGACCTGCGCGATCGCCTTTTGGCTGACTCCATCATGTAAAATCCATTTCAGCAAGCCATCTGCTAAGGCGGCTTGGAGTTGTTCGCTTCCCCCAGGGGTATTTAACCAATAACTTAACTCGGTTTGGATGCGTTCGGCGGCGACTCTGGTTAACAGAGGTGCAAGGGTGCGAATGCTATCCCTAGTTTGCGGTTCAATGGTAAATTGCAGTTGCGCGGCTTGACGGTAAGCCCGTACCAGACGCAGAGGATCGTCTTGGAGATTTTTGAGGGAGACTTGGCGAATTGTACCGCAATCGAGGTCTTGACGCCCCTGTAAGGGGTCGATAAATTCCCCCGTACGGGGATTATAGGCGATCGCATTCATCGTAAAATCTCGCCGCCTCAGATCGGTTTCTAAACTCTCCCCTTCTTGTAGCGCTAAGTCTACCGTCGCGTTTTCAAAAACTACTCTGGCAATTTGGCGTTCTGGATCGAGGACGACAAAACCCGCATTGTAGCGTTGGGCGATCGCTCTAGCTGTTTGCACCGATTGAAAAGGCATGACAAAATCTAGATCGAGGTATTCGCGATCGCGATCTAACAGCGCATCCCGAACCGCCCCCCCAACGAGATAAGCCTCATGGGGTAAGCAGTCTAGACTAAATGGCCAATTTTTGGACTCTAAAATGCGATCGCGCATAGCAACAAAACTCAATCAATTTCCTCGGCAGCAAGCCTCTTGCCTGAGCTAGAGTAACAAAAAGCCGAAACCTAATTGCAAGGTTAAAACCAAAAGCTGAGTCAGGAGGTTTGGTCTAATGTGTATTTGCGTCAATTGCCAATATGTAGACCGTTGTACCACTTATCATGCCGTCGAACACCAACACCAACAACCCCATCTGACGGAAACGCCAGACTTTGAAGCGGTAGAACCCACCATTAACGTCAATATTCGCCAAAAAGACGACTTCATTGAAATGGAATGGGATGTTGTCGGTTGCGAAAGTTTCAAGCAAGATATGGGTAAGTGGGCAAGACTGCGACCTGGTGAATTAGTCCCTACCTAACTTTAGAGGTTCAATGAGCTACTGTTTTAACCTCGCTTGCAGCAAGCCCCATAATCCTGAATCCGCCCAATTTTGTCAGAGTTGTGGGTCAAAATTATTATTGGGCGATCGCTATCGCGCCATTGAAGCGTTAGGGGTGGGGGGGTTTGGCAGAACCCTCAAAGCCACAGACGAACATATCCCCTCAAAACCGCTGTGCGTTATCAAACAATTCTTTTATGGGGAAACCTCTTCCCAGAGTTCGCGCCATACCCAAAAAGCCTCCGAATTGTTTCGCCAAGAAGCCCTAAGATTAGATGAGTTAGGTCAGCATCCCCAAATTCCAAACTTATTGGCTTACTTTACCTACGAAAATCGTCAATACCTGATTCAAGAGTTTATCGACGGTCAAAACCTGGCGCAAGAACTCGACACCAACGGCGCATTTAGCGAAAAACAAGTCCGAGAATTACTGATTGACCTGTTACCTGTCTTACAATTTGTTTGCGACCATCAAGTTATTCACCGCGATATTAAGCCGGATAATATTATTCGTTCCCAACAGTCCGGTAAATATATACTAGTGGATTTTGGTGCGGCTAAAGTCGCCTCCCAGACTTCGCTTCAGAAAACGGGAACCGTTATTGGTAGCGCTGCTTATACTGCACCCGAACAACTTTTAGGGAAAGCCACCCCAGTTAGCGATATCTATAGTTTAGGCGTGACTTGCGTTCACTTGCTGACACAAATTCCTCCCTTCGATCTATTTGATAGTACCGAAGGAAAATGGGTTTGGCGACATTATCTTAGAACGCCTATTAGTTCTCAATTGGCGAGAGTTCTTGATAAAATGTTGGAACCTGCTATTAAAAATCGCTTTCCTTCAGCCACTTCAGTTTTAAATAGCTTAAATGCAAACTCTTTACCTCCAAATTCCAGTGCAGCCGGCTTTCTTTCCCTAGCCCTTCAGCAGAAAATACCCCCAAAAACGATGGCTTCTGCATTAGTAACAGCCTCACCCAATGCGGTTGAGGTTTCTCCTCGAAACCCAGAATTAGAATTAAAAGAATCCATTCAGGAGATTCTCAAGAAATACTGGCTAACGGGGAACGTCAATCTGATTAAAAATCAACTGAGTATCGTCATTAACCGGGAAGAATCCACCCCAGTCAATTATCCGTTTATTGTCAAAGAGATTACGGAGAAAGTCAAAGAACTTGCGTTTAAGCGGATTGAAACCATGAAAGTTTCTGGCAAAATCCAAGGAAAACAAAAGCCAGAATGGACGTATTGCTGCGATTTAAAATCGGCACAGCCTACGGTTTCTGATTTAGTTTTACTCAAACTCGCGCAATATACGACTCAAAAATTCTGGTTAGCGCAACTGAAAAATCCCAAATTCTGGTTAGACTGCTTGTTGCTTTCCCTTATGGGTTTTGTGTTGACGATGCGTATCGTTCCTATACATCCGATTGTGGCGATTTTAGCATCGGTTGGGTTTATGGGGGTGAAAACTGTCGTGAAGGGCGATCGCAATTTTCAAGAAGACTTACTGTACAAACAAGTAATCGCGTTTACCTTTTTCTTAGGCTTTCTCAACATCAACTTACTTGTTCGGGGCACCTTTGGCTTACTCATAGCGGCTATAGTGATGGCAGTACCGCTGCTTTATATCAAAACGACGCCTAGCTAAGGTTTAGAGAACGCAGGAAATCTCATCAACTAAGGAAAGGCGTCCTTTGGCGATCGCTCTGAGCAAGCGGTTGAGAGCGCTTTTCTCTTCGTCAGATAAAGACTCATCCAGGATAGCAGCCATTAAACCATAGCGATCGGCTTTGGTGATGCAACCTGTGTTACTGATTTGAGCGAACATTTCAGAGAGTGCGGTAGGGAGGAGGATTACTTGAGGCATCGGTATCACCTGAACTCGATATCTTTAGTATCGGGTAGATTCCCCAATTTCCAGGTGATAGCGTTAGTAGAGTCTGCGTGATATTGCGGAGGGGTTCCCAGTGACGACTCCCCAGGAAAGCGAGTGACGGCGATCGCAATTTTAGGTCAATTCCGAGAAGATAACCACTTGTAACCCTGGTAAACTCAAGAGTCGGCGATCGTTTGTTAAAAAGGTACTGCAACCCGACAATAGAGCAGTTGCGCCATGAATAGCATCTGGTAGCCTCAAAGAAGAAGAGTGCGATCGCACTCTAGCCGCTTCTATCAAAACTGGACGACCGATGGAAATAACCTCTAATCCCCCAATACTCTGTAAAGCTTGCTGGTATACTTGTTGCAGATGCTGATTATTATCGATAAAGGGTTTAACTAGAACTTCTGCCAAAGTTAACTCGCTTGTAACCGCACTAACGCTTCCCTCATCAATCAGCGTAAACAGTTCTGCGAGTCGTGTTGCGAACTCAGGATATCCTTCAAACGCATAGATAAAGATATTCGTATCTAGATAAACTCGCGTTCCTAGTATTGTATTCAGAAAGACCAACGTTCGCGCTCCTGATGAATAAACTCATCAGCCGCTTGAGGAGTGCTAAAGCAGCCTTTACCACTTCCAATAATGCTACGAAGCGATCGCGCTGGGGTTGAATCTTCGACAATGACGATGACTTCTACGCGGGTTCCGGGTGCGAGATCCGGCGATCGCACTTCCACAATACCACCCGGTTTCACAATTGCTGCTTGTCTGAGTGCTGATTGCATCGTTGTTTTACCCTGTCTTACGAGGTTAGGATTCTTTAAAGGTAATCGGTTAATGGTCTAATGGATAATAAATAGCTGCACCCAAAGCCTTGCTTACTCTTGCTTGACTTCCCACCGAAAAATAAACCGAGTTTCTGGTTAAATCGTAGATAAGAACCCACCCACTTCTCAAAAAACCATCCCCCCATCCCCACTCAGCACTCAGCACTTTCCACTCAGCACTCCAGTAATGCCTCGACTTCCCAGACTAACATTCGATCGCGGAACCCTACTCTTGCATCCCCCACCCCAAGGGAAAGCTTGGGTAGACTATGCAACATGGGACGATCGCGTTGAGAAATTCCGCGTCTTGGGGATTCATTATCGTCCCCTGATTGAAGCCATGCAAGCAGAGGGAACTGAATTTGAGGATGAAGCCAAAGCCTTTCACCCGATAGAATTGCTTCCCGCCTTTGAAATGGAACCCTACCCGCATCAACAGGAAGCCTTAAGCGCCTGGAAACAAGCGCAGCGTCGGGGGGTGGTGGTGTTACCGACGGCGGCGGGAAAAACCTATTTAGCACAACTGGCGATGCAAGCCACGCCGCGCAGTACCTTAATTGTGGTGCCAACTTTGGATTTAATGCACCAGTGGTATGCTCATCTCCAGGCGGCGTTTCCTGATGCGGAAGTGGGGTTACTGGGGGGAGGTTCGCGGGATAAAACCTCAATTTTAGTGGCAACCTATGATAGTGCGGCTATTCATGCTGAAGCGTTAGGCGCGAGGTATGCTTTATTGATTTGCGATGAGTGCCATCATTTACCCACAGATTTTAGTCGGGTCATTGCTGAATATTCTATCGCTCCCTATCGGTTGGGGCTAACGGCGACGCCAGAACGATCCGATGGGCGCGATCGCGATCTAGACTTACTCTTAGGCGAGGTGGTGTATCGCAAAACTGCCGAAGAGTTATCGGGGAAAGCCCTCGCCGAACATAAGATTGTCCAGATTAAGGTTAAACTGTCTAAGCAAGAGCACGATCGCTACAATTCCCTAATCGCCACTCGCAACCAATTCTTACAAGAAGCCAATATTTCCCTGGGTAGCATCCAAGGCTGGCAGCGTTTTGTCCAAGCTAGCTGTCGTTCTCCAGGCGGACGTAGAGCCATGCTAGCGCATCGGGAAGCTAAAGATATCGCCCTTGGCACTGATGGCAAGATCCGCATTTTAGCAGACCTACTCGGACAACATTACCCGGAACGGATGCTAATTTTTACCGCCGATAACGCTACAGTTTATCGCATCTCCCAAGAATTTCTGATTCCCGCGATTACCTATCAAACTCCCGTCAAAGAACGCCATGAAATTCTCACTCGATTTCGCCAAGGCGAATATCAAGCGTTAGTGGCGTCCCATGTTCTCAATGAAGGCGTAGATGTCCCCGATGCTAGGGTAGCCATTATTCTATCAGGAACAGGCTCTAAACGCGAGTATATTCAACGCCTAGGACGGGTTTTGCGAAAAGGCACTCAACAGAATAAACAAGCCATCCTCTACGAAGTGATTACCGAAGAAACCAGCGAAGAACGTACCGCCGAACGTCGCAAAGGCAATGTTACGCCATTCCCCAATAAACCCAAAAAAGCCGATAGCAATATCGAAAACTTACCCCTATTCTACGGCAACAACCAGAACCAAACGAAACGCGCCGCCGAAGATTCCCAAGACTGGGATGTATAGCTGATTTCCACTCAACAATAAACCTAATCAAGGTCAACTCAGCACACCGCTACGCGGAAGCTAACGCAATAGCACTTTCTACTTGATTTCCCACTCAACACACTACTACGCAAAAGCTAACGCAACAGCACTCAGCACTTTCTACTTGATTTTCCACTCAGCACTCAGCACTCAGCACTTTCTACTAATATGCTTCCTACTGAACTCCTCAGCCATCGTCAAAACGGGGAAACCATCATCCCAAAAAGACTCCCCCTCGACTCCCGCAAC
This window encodes:
- a CDS encoding DEAD/DEAH box helicase → MPRLPRLTFDRGTLLLHPPPQGKAWVDYATWDDRVEKFRVLGIHYRPLIEAMQAEGTEFEDEAKAFHPIELLPAFEMEPYPHQQEALSAWKQAQRRGVVVLPTAAGKTYLAQLAMQATPRSTLIVVPTLDLMHQWYAHLQAAFPDAEVGLLGGGSRDKTSILVATYDSAAIHAEALGARYALLICDECHHLPTDFSRVIAEYSIAPYRLGLTATPERSDGRDRDLDLLLGEVVYRKTAEELSGKALAEHKIVQIKVKLSKQEHDRYNSLIATRNQFLQEANISLGSIQGWQRFVQASCRSPGGRRAMLAHREAKDIALGTDGKIRILADLLGQHYPERMLIFTADNATVYRISQEFLIPAITYQTPVKERHEILTRFRQGEYQALVASHVLNEGVDVPDARVAIILSGTGSKREYIQRLGRVLRKGTQQNKQAILYEVITEETSEERTAERRKGNVTPFPNKPKKADSNIENLPLFYGNNQNQTKRAAEDSQDWDV
- a CDS encoding PIN domain-containing protein; the encoded protein is MVFLNTILGTRVYLDTNIFIYAFEGYPEFATRLAELFTLIDEGSVSAVTSELTLAEVLVKPFIDNNQHLQQVYQQALQSIGGLEVISIGRPVLIEAARVRSHSSSLRLPDAIHGATALLSGCSTFLTNDRRLLSLPGLQVVIFSELT
- a CDS encoding serine/threonine-protein kinase; translation: MSYCFNLACSKPHNPESAQFCQSCGSKLLLGDRYRAIEALGVGGFGRTLKATDEHIPSKPLCVIKQFFYGETSSQSSRHTQKASELFRQEALRLDELGQHPQIPNLLAYFTYENRQYLIQEFIDGQNLAQELDTNGAFSEKQVRELLIDLLPVLQFVCDHQVIHRDIKPDNIIRSQQSGKYILVDFGAAKVASQTSLQKTGTVIGSAAYTAPEQLLGKATPVSDIYSLGVTCVHLLTQIPPFDLFDSTEGKWVWRHYLRTPISSQLARVLDKMLEPAIKNRFPSATSVLNSLNANSLPPNSSAAGFLSLALQQKIPPKTMASALVTASPNAVEVSPRNPELELKESIQEILKKYWLTGNVNLIKNQLSIVINREESTPVNYPFIVKEITEKVKELAFKRIETMKVSGKIQGKQKPEWTYCCDLKSAQPTVSDLVLLKLAQYTTQKFWLAQLKNPKFWLDCLLLSLMGFVLTMRIVPIHPIVAILASVGFMGVKTVVKGDRNFQEDLLYKQVIAFTFFLGFLNINLLVRGTFGLLIAAIVMAVPLLYIKTTPS
- a CDS encoding Ycf34 family protein; this encodes MCICVNCQYVDRCTTYHAVEHQHQQPHLTETPDFEAVEPTINVNIRQKDDFIEMEWDVVGCESFKQDMGKWARLRPGELVPT
- a CDS encoding CCA tRNA nucleotidyltransferase, with the translated sequence MSFVAMRDRILESKNWPFSLDCLPHEAYLVGGAVRDALLDRDREYLDLDFVMPFQSVQTARAIAQRYNAGFVVLDPERQIARVVFENATVDLALQEGESLETDLRRRDFTMNAIAYNPRTGEFIDPLQGRQDLDCGTIRQVSLKNLQDDPLRLVRAYRQAAQLQFTIEPQTRDSIRTLAPLLTRVAAERIQTELSYWLNTPGGSEQLQAALADGLLKWILHDGVSQKAIAQVSQIDSLVAELAETSPPLAQELQHSVPGLASGSKRTLTAITKLAILLNPYPNPGLQYTRLNSTVEKASVEEFMAQMKYSNAEIRAVTTALKYSPQLQIPNRSIREQYFFFQSVGDLFAIVVLFTLAQGIPLEQLSPDIQRYLNPQDPVAHPVSLVTGTDLIQSLNLKPSPLLGKLLTEIQIAQAEGKISTRQDALDLAQSLA